One region of Populus trichocarpa isolate Nisqually-1 chromosome 4, P.trichocarpa_v4.1, whole genome shotgun sequence genomic DNA includes:
- the LOC7453637 gene encoding uncharacterized protein LOC7453637: MADIVKEILARPIQLADQVTKSADEAQSFKQDCLELKAKTEKLAGLLRQAARASNDLYERPTRRIIDDTEQVLDKALTLVIKCRASGIMKRMFTIIPAAAFRKISTQLENSIGDVSWLLRVSAPADDRDDEYLGLPPIAANEPILCLIWEQIAILYTGSLEDRSDAAASLVSLARDNDRYGKLIIEEGGVAPLLKLAKDGKMEGQENAARAIGLLGRDPESVEQIVNAGVCTVFAKILKEGHMKVQVVVAWAVSELAAHHPKCQDHFAQNNTIRFLVSHLAFETVQEHSKYAIASKNKMSIHSVLMASSDTSPDEDEPATKIHHPADNKTPAPIQMHSVVANTMAMRSQTLSNNKPAQTQTQTQNLSTNHPNTNHPNHAKGNHNIPKQQHHHHVSLAGTSIKGREFEDPATKAQMKAMAARALWQLAKGNVTVCRTITESRALLCFAVLLEKGHDEVQSYSAMALMEITAVAEQNSDLRRSSFKPTSPAARAVVDQLLKVVEKAVSDLLIPCIQAIGNLARTFRATETRMIGPLVKLLDEKEPEVTMEAAIALNKFASPDNFLCVNHSKAIIAEGGAKHLIQLVYFGEQMVQVLSLILLCYISLQCPDSEVLANEEVLIVLEWSTKQAHLLQEPEIESLLPEAKSRLELYQSRGSRGFY; this comes from the coding sequence ATGGCGGACATCGTGAAAGAGATCTTGGCAAGGCCAATACAATTAGCAGACCAAGTCACAAAATCAGCAGATGAGGCACAATCTTTCAAACAAGATTGTCTAGAACTCAAAGCCAAAACAGAGAAGCTTGCTGGGCTTTTACGCCAAGCCGCTCGTGCCAGTAATGATCTTTACGAACGTCCAACGAGGCGAATCATAGATGACACCGAACAAGTCCTCGACAAGGCCCTCACTCTTGTTATCAAATGCCGCGCCAGCGGAATTATGAAACGAATGTTCACTATCATCCCTGCTGCCGCATTTCGAAAAATATCGACGCAGCTAGAAAATTCAATAGGAGATGTTTCTTGGCTCTTGCGAGTCTCAGCTCCCGCTGATGATCGCGACGATGAGTATTTAGGCTTGCCTCCTATTGCCGCCAATGAGCCAATTCTGTGTCTCATATGGGAACAAATTGCAATACTTTATACGGGGAGTTTAGAAGACAGATCGGATGCTGCAGCTTCATTGGTTTCCTTGGCTAGAGATAATGACAGGTACGGAAAGTTGATTATAGAGGAAGGTGGGGTTGCACCATTGTTAAAGTTGGCTAAAGATGGCAAAATGGAAGGTCAGGAAAATGCTGCCAGAGCTATTGGGTTATTAGGACGTGATCCGGAAAGCGTCGAACAGATTGTGAATGCTGGGGTTTGCACCGTGTTTGCCAAAATCCTCAAAGAAGGTCACATGAAAGTTCAGGTTGTGGTGGCTTGGGCTGTTTCTGAATTAGCTGCACATCATCCGAAATGCCAAGACCATTTTGCGCAAAACAACACAATTCGATTTCTAGTCAGTCATCTTGCGTTTGAGACTGTCCAAGAACACAGTAAGTACGCAATtgcaagcaaaaataaaatgtcgATTCATTCAGTTTTGATGGCTAGTAGTGATACTAGTCCTGATGAAGATGAACCCGCCACAAAAATTCATCATCCAGCGGATAATAAAACTCCTGCTCCCATCCAGATGCACAGTGTGGTGGCCAATACCATGGCAATGAGAAGTCAGACTCTTAGCAATAACAAACCAGcacaaacccaaacccaaacccaaaatcTCTCAACAAATCACCCCAATACTAATCATCCGAACCATGCTAAAGGCAACCACAATATTCCGAAACAACAGCATCATCACCATGTGTCATTGGCCGGGACTAGCATCAAGGGTAGGGAATTTGAAGATCCTGCTACCAAAGCACAAATGAAGGCAATGGCAGCAAGAGCACTTTGGCAACTCGCAAAGGGAAACGTCACCGTATGCCGTACCATCACAGAGTCAAGAGCGCTTTTATGCTTTGCAGTTTTGTTGGAGAAAGGTCATGATGAAGTTCAATCCTATTCAGCAATGGCATTGATGGAAATAACAGCAGTAGCTGAACAAAATTCTGACTTGAGACGCTCCTCGTTCAAGCCCACATCCCCTGCTGCCAGAGCAGTTGTTGATCAGTTACTAAAAGTGGTTGAGAAAGCAGTCTCAGACCTCCTCATACCATGCATCCAAGCTATTGGCAACTTGGCTAGGACATTTAGAGCAACAGAAACCAGGATGATTGGGCCATTGGTGAAGCTATTAGACGAAAAGGAACCTGAGGTTACAATGGAGGCAGCAATTGCCCTGAACAAGTTCGCATCGCCAGACAATTTCCTCTGCGTGAATCACTCCAAGGCTATTATTGCTGAAGGAGGTGCCAAACACCTAATTCAACTTGTTTACTTCGGTGAACAAATGGTTCAAGTTCTCTCTTTGATTCTCCTTTGCTACATTTCATTGCAATGCCCTGACAGTGAGGTTCTTGCGAACGAAGAGGTCCTTATTGTGCTAGAGTGGTCAACAAAGCAGGCTCATTTGTTACAAGAACCTGAAATCGAATCTTTGTTACCGGAAGCAAAGAGTAGATTGGAACTGTATCAATCAAGAGGTTCGAGAGGATTCTATTAA